One window of the Branchiostoma lanceolatum isolate klBraLanc5 chromosome 3, klBraLanc5.hap2, whole genome shotgun sequence genome contains the following:
- the LOC136431079 gene encoding nucleolar protein 56-like has translation MAGLHVLYEHASGYALFRVEEVEEVGMLLPTVEKSVKSYEKFNSTVKLVAFSPFKSGTNALDNCNAISEGILHDDLKVFLENNFPLKKKKATLGIADSKIGSAIQEELGIPLTGGDVVQEVIRGIKLHFHLLVKGLTETSASKAQLGLGHSYSRAKVKFNVHRADNMIIQSISLLDQLDKDINTFSMRIREWYSYHFPELVKVVNDNYMYARLARIIGDRKLLKEDRLEELEEITMDSAKAEAIIQSAKSSMGMDISPIDLINIETFASRVVSLAEYRKSLHAYLQGKMHNVAPNLSALIGEQVGARLISHAGSLTNLAKYPASTVQILGAEKALFRALKTRGNTPKYGLIFHSTFIGRAGAKNKGRISRYLANKCSIASRVDCFADVPTDVIGNKLRDQVEERLSFYETGTAPRKNIDVMKEALSEMNEMIAKKRKEDKKKKKKRKLTENGDHNATTDGAEEEETPAKKKKKGQSEGEQSAADVSLNQSTITDGEGEGKKKKKKKKQSEAEATVTETEVSLNESAAADGESDGKKKKKKKKKEAAEPVEEEEPAETPKKKKKKQAEPLEESMVLADDEGEPTPKKEKKKKKKDKK, from the exons ATG GCTGGCCTACACGTTCTGTACGAGCATGCTTCGGGGTACGCCCTGTTCCGCGTGGAGGAGGTGGAAGAGGTTGGGATGCTCCTACCCACCGTGGAGAAGAGCGTCAAGTCGTACGAAAAGTTCAACTCAACAGTGAAGCTTGTGGCCTTCTCACCGTTCAAGTCTGGCACAAATGCACTCGACAACTGTAATGCTATTTCTGAAG GAATTCTCCATGATGATCTGAAGGTATTCCTGGAGAATAACTTCCCCCTCAAGAAGAAGAAAGCCACCCTAGGAATTGCTGACTCCAAGATTGGCTCTGCAATACAAGAGGAGCTTGGGATACCGTTGACTGGTGGGGACGTGGTACAAGAAGTCATCAGAG GTATCAAGCTGCATTTCCACCTGCTTGTGAAGGGGCTGACAGAGACGTCGGCCTCTAAGGCCCAGCTGGGCTTGGGTCACAGCTACtccagggcaaaggtcaagttcaacgTGCACAGAGCAGACAACATGATCATCCAGTCCATCAGTCTCCTGGACCAGCTGGACAAGGACATCAACACCTTCTCCATGAGGATACG AGAGTGGTACTCTTACCACTTCCCGGAGCTGGTGAAGGTGGTGAACGACAACTACATGTACGCCCGTCTGGCGAGGATCATCGGGGACAGGAAGCTGCTGAAGGAGGACCGTCTGGAGGAGCTGGAGGAGATCACCATGGATAGCGCCAAGGCAGAGGCCATCATACAGAGTGCCAAGTCATCCATGG GTATGGATATCTCCCCCATTGATCTGATCAACATCGAGACGTTTGCATCGCGTGTGGTGTCCCTGGCGGAGTATCGGAAGTCCCTGCACGCCTACCTGCAGGGGAAGATGCACAATGTGGCGCCCAACCTGTCCGCCCTGATCGGGGAGCAGGTGGGAGCACGTCTGATATCGCACGCGGGAAGCCTGACCAACCTGGCCAAGTACCCCGCCTCCACGGTACAGATCCTCGGGGCTGAGAAGGCACTCTTCAG AGCTCTGAAGACTCGTGGCAACACCCCCAAGTATGGCCTCATCTTCCATTCCACGTTCATCGGCCGAGCAGGCGCCAAGAACAAGGGGCGCATCTCACGTTACCTCGCTAACAAGTGCTCCATCGCTTCTCGGGTGGACTGCTTTGCAG ATGTTCCGACAGACGTGATCGGTAACAAGTTACGTGATCAGGTGGAGGAAAGGCTATCCTTCTACGAGACAGGGACAGCACCCCGCAAGAACATCGATGTGATGAAGGAGGCATTGTCAGAG ATGAACGAAATGATCGCCAAGAAGAGAAAGGAggacaagaaaaagaagaagaagagaaaactGACTGAAAATGGGGACCACAATGCCACAACAGACGGGGCCGAGGAAGAAGAGACACCAgcgaagaagaaaaagaagggcCAAAGTGAGGGAGAACAGTCAGCAGCTGATGTATCACTCAACCAGAGCACTATCACAGACGGAGAGGGGgaggggaagaagaagaagaaaaagaagaagcagAGTGAGGCTGAGGCGACTGTGACAGAAACAGAGGTGTCACTGAATGAGAGTGCTGCGGCTGATGGAGAGTCCGAtggcaagaaaaagaagaaaaagaaaaagaag GAAGCAGCTGAGCCTGTCGAGGAGGAGGAACCAGCCGAGacgccaaagaagaagaaaaagaagcagGCTGAGCCTCTAGAGGAAAGCATGGTTCTCGCAGACGATGAGGGGGAACCGACaccaaaaaaggagaaaaagaagaagaaaaaggacaagaaatag